In the Oncorhynchus nerka isolate Pitt River linkage group LG2, Oner_Uvic_2.0, whole genome shotgun sequence genome, one interval contains:
- the LOC135572546 gene encoding paternally-expressed gene 3 protein-like: MQQEKIPLVNENEVSEMSKPPSPRKTLAAASGLSTCMASTQVAQSAPFSPPPSDQYTTPPTVATPPTVATPPTSAVAHKASPPSSVASSSMDHLVQSRATSSPRHVTLVLPEGPATPASTSASTCAQPSTRHIPKPTNVAAVPVPIHLTSLCVLTTLEEEGEEEEGEEEEGEEEDGEEEVGKKKEVHAAVSSSLLKTLSSLTLTPEVALHATLVHSHQQSRHWQLEECQPANPSYQQEECHSASPSYQQEECHPASPSYQQEECQPANPSYQQEECHPANPSYQQEECHPANPSYQQEECHPANPSYQQEECHPANPRYQQEECHPANPSYQPYQESPSRGKSDRDQGRTGSDAAGGVRESGWTQTQREAAGMGSIGGRWKLNFAGLGSLGSGGQRREEDAPCSSTAFRSPTLIDLAPPRLLGAWTENIATVPTPIGGGGGGLDWRSGGLPAAQRTSPTLCSQLISPLSIPPSSDPLSQSPLTCSPCRTLAHGPLTHLLQTWKPGP, encoded by the exons ATGCAACAG GAGAAAATACCCTTAGTCAACGAGAACGAAGTGTCTGAAATGAGCAAGCCTCCATCTCCCAGAAAGACCCTGGCTGCAGCATCTGGCCTGTCCACATGTATGGCCTCCACCCAGGTTGCCCAGTCAGCCCCATtctctccacctccatctgaTCAATATACCACACCGCCAACAGTAGCCACCCCACCTACAGTAGCCACCCCACCTACATCAGCTGTGGCCCATAAGGCATCTCCCCCTAGCAGTGTGGCCTCCAGCTCCATGGACCACCTTGTCCAGTCCAGGGCCACCTCTTCCCCCAGACACGTCACCCTGGTCCTGCCTGAGGGTCCCGCCACCCCAGCTTCCACCTCAGCCTCCACCTGCGCTCAGCCCAGTACCAGACACATCCCTAAACCCACCAATGTGGCCGCAGTCCCCGTTCCCATCCACCTGACCTCCCTCTGTGTTCTTACTACCctggaggaagaaggagaggaggaagaaggagaggaggaagaaggagaggaggaagacggAGAGGAGGAGGTCGGGAAGAAAAAGGAGGTGCATGCTGCAGTATCGTCCTCCCTCCTCAAGACGCTCTCCTCTCTGACGCTGACCCCCGAGGTGGCCCTCCATGCCACCCTGGTGCACTCGCACCAACAGAGCAGGCATTGGCAGCTGGAGGAATGTCAGCCAGCTAACCCCAGCTACCAGCAGGAGGAGTGTCATTCAGCTAGCCCCAGCTACCAGCAGGAGGAATGTCATCCAGCTAGCCCCAGCTACCAGCAGGAGGAATGTCAGCCAGCTAACCCCAGCTACCAGCAGGAGGAGTGTCATCCAGCTAACCCCAGCTACCAGCAGGAGGAGTGTCATCCAGCTAACCCCAGCTACCAGCAGGAGGAGTGTCATCCAGCTAACCCCAGCTACCAGCAGGAGGAGTGTCATCCAGCTAACCCCAGATACCAGCAGGAGGAGTGTCATCCAGCTAACCCCAGCTACCAGCCTTACCAGGAGAGCCCGTCCAGGGGGAAGAGTGACCGAGACCAGGGGAGGACTGGTAGTGATGCCGCTGGAGGAGTGAGGGAGTCGGGGTGGACCCAGACCCAGAGAGAGGCTGCTGGAATGGGCAGCATTGGAGGTCGGTGGAAGCTGAATTTTGCTGGGCTTGGCTCTCTTGGTtccggagggcagaggagggaagaagatGCCCCATGCAGCAGCACTGCCTTCAGGTCCCCTACACTGATCGACCTGGCCCCACCACGGCTGCTGGGGGCCTGGACCGAGAACATTGCCACTGTGCCGACACCCataggagggggtgggggaggccTGGACTGGAGATCTGGAGGTCTGCCTGCTGCCCAGAGAACCAGCCCAACTCTCTGCTCTCAGTTAATCTCCCCCCTGTCCATCCCGCCGTCATCCGACCCTCTGAGCCAAAGCCCTCTGACGTGCTCCCCCTGCCGCACCTTGGCTCACGGGCCACTGACACACCTTCTCCAGACCTGGAAACCTGGACCCTAG